Part of the Selenomonadales bacterium genome is shown below.
TATCTTAAGACGGCGACCTTTGACAGACGGCGGCGGGTTGATATCTACCGCATCGGTGATAACTTCGTTCAAGACACTGGTCTGTACACGCATCGTATGCTGTTCGGCAACGTATTGGATAAGATCTGTCAAACGATGTACACGCTGTTTTGTCAATGCCGAAGTGAATACGACAGGTGCATACTGCATGAAGATAAGCTCTTTACGGATATCTTCGGTAAAACGAAGTGTCGTTTTATCGTCTTTTTCGATAAGGTCCCACTTGTTGACGACGATAACAACGGCTTTGCCTGCTTCGTGTGCATAACCTGCAATTTTTTTATCCTGTTCTGTTACACCGCTCGTTGCATCGATTACCATCAATACGACATCACTGCGGTCAACAGCACGGAGCGAACGCATAACGCTGTAACGCTCAACAGGAAGGTCGATCTTACCTTTGCGACGCATACCTGCTGTGTCGATCAGCGAGAACGTGATACCGTCTTTGATGAAGTGTGTATCGATCGCATCGCGAGTCGTACCCGGGATATCGCTGACGATTACGCGGTCTTCACCGAGCATTGCATTTACGAGAGATGATTTACCGACATTCGGACGACCAATGAGTGCCACGCGAATCTCATCTTTTTCATCGTTTACATGCGATTCTTCAGGCAATACTTCGATGATCTTGTCGAGAAGATCGCCGAGGTTCATCGAGTTGACTGCCGAGATCGGAATCGGTTCACCAAGACCGAGGTTATAGAACTCATATATGAGCTCGTGATTGTTGATATTGTCGATCTTATTAACACCGAGAATAACAGGTTTTTTCGTGCGACGAAGCATCGTAGCGACTTCTTCGTCGGCATTTGTAACACCTGCGCGTCCGTCTACCAAGAAAAGGATCGCATCTGCTTCTTCCATTGCCAGTTTTGCCTGATGACGGATCGCTGTCAAAATTTTATCTTCTGTATCTGTTTCGATACCACCTGTATCGATCATTGTGAATTCACGATTAAGCCATTCTGCATCAAGATAGATACGGTCGCGGGTAACGCCCGGAAAGT
Proteins encoded:
- the der gene encoding ribosome biogenesis GTPase Der, with the protein product MSKPIVAIVGRPNVGKSTLFNQIGKKRVSIVEDFPGVTRDRIYLDAEWLNREFTMIDTGGIETDTEDKILTAIRHQAKLAMEEADAILFLVDGRAGVTNADEEVATMLRRTKKPVILGVNKIDNINNHELIYEFYNLGLGEPIPISAVNSMNLGDLLDKIIEVLPEESHVNDEKDEIRVALIGRPNVGKSSLVNAMLGEDRVIVSDIPGTTRDAIDTHFIKDGITFSLIDTAGMRRKGKIDLPVERYSVMRSLRAVDRSDVVLMVIDATSGVTEQDKKIAGYAHEAGKAVVIVVNKWDLIEKDDKTTLRFTEDIRKELIFMQYAPVVFTSALTKQRVHRLTDLIQYVAEQHTMRVQTSVLNEVITDAVDINPPPSVKGRRLKIFFATQPDVKPPTFILFVNDPEIMHFSYLRFLENRLRESFGFEGTPLKLIVRGRKEEIE